A region of the Bombus affinis isolate iyBomAffi1 chromosome 7, iyBomAffi1.2, whole genome shotgun sequence genome:
TAATACGCGATGGATTAAACGATAATAGCTGTTTTATAGTAAAACACATGATCCTACAAAAATGGGCGAACAgataagagaaagaaaaattggCTTGTACCAACTATAAACTGTGTTAATATTTTCTAAGAACTTTAGTTTATGTTTAATTTGCCTCTTAATTGATTTTCTTCTCAAAGAAGGTACTAGCTTTACGATGAAGCTTTCCGaagttttattttaataaaaatagttttgTTATAAGATGCACGAGGGACGTTCGTGACTGACGATATGAGTATGTGACATGTGTTCTAGAGTGAGGGTTTCAGAAAACTCACAAAGGAATAGTTTCTATATTCTGCATATAGGAAGATTCTCCCGATCGTCTAAAGGGACTCCTCCGGTATTCGTGGAATATCAGTTCATTATTTCAGGATCGAGAATTCCTTGGacgatagaaaataattttcttttctccAAGAATTGATTATAGATTTCTTccgataatttaaaaaacataaaaattcaTCCAAGTTACGTACAGATCTCGAAAGTAACTTATTGATTATAAAGTAGTCCGGATGAAGCCTCATAGAaagtttgtaaaaataaaataaaaataaaatctacGTTGTCTAACAATTTACGTTCATCTTCATCAAAATCCTGTTTCTATCCTTGACGGTCTTTTATCTGTTTTCGCTCGCCAGCGAAGAGTTTTATCGATGTTCCAAACTTAGGTGTCGGGATTATACTGGCTGCGTAAGTTGTTTAAATCGGTGAATCATTGAAGAGACGACGGCGGATTGTTTCAGCGTATTACATCGGATTACGAATTTGTTTCGAACTCGTTGAAAAGCGTTCGACGTTGTTCCCATAGCCAAGTTTCTTGGGCGATATCTcgtttttgtaattatttattcTATAGTAGGAAGTTAACGGCGCTCTAGTCGGTCGCTAGAATTTCGGACATTTCATTAAGTCGAAGCTTCTACGTCGATTTCTCGCTTTATTTCCCCCGTGATTTCTCGGCGAAAGGACGGCAAAGATATCCGCTTGTAGGCGAACGTTCGAGCATCTTGAGACCGAAGTTTAAACGTTATTGCAGTTCGAGAACGAGAAACGGACTGTTGTTCCTATCGAACTTTCGCCTTTAAACCGGAAAAGAGCTTAATAAAAGGGACAAGGCAATCGTAAACTCGTGGAAACTTTGTATTTCAAAGGTGTCAACAAAGATATAACTGAGGCTAACAAGAAACATAGCGAACGTAGTAAAGTCGCTTTTAACGCTCAAACACAGAAGAAGAGAAAGTATCTATGAAAGATTCTTAATTAACAATATCGTGGACGAATCATGCGTAATCTTTCGGGAATACTATTTAAATATTGAGTACAGTAGAACTTCGATTACGTTTGAACTCATTAGGAGAGAAACCGTTTGTAAATAGAAACGACACACAAGAGCGGCAATGCGGAGTAATGTTAACAAATGTTTAGTTTATCGAAGTTGTTCTCTCTCGATTTAGCTCGATTTTCTCTCGAAATCACACACAGAATTCATTAATTAAAAGGCTAATCAATCACTAgcgaaaatttcattcgaacaaaCGAAGTTCCACTGTACCGCCATTCTTTTATGTTTGATCCTCGGTTGTCGTTTGCTCGGTAGTTTTCTCTATTTCCGCTTCTTTTTTAATCTTCAGAATATCCTCCACTTGCGGAGTTACTACGACCGTCTCACTCTCTTCCGGAAATACATATTCTTCGTGATTCTGAGAAGCATCAAAAGCGTAATGTCCCAATCCTTTGTAATGTCCATGTTGCTCGAAAGCAGAATGATGGTGGCCTTCGTGATGTTTGTGATGGCTATCGTGAAGATGTTTATGATGATGATCGTCGAAATGTTTGTGATGCTCCTCGTGTGAATGTCCATGTTTGTGTTCATGGGATGCATGGTGTTTGTGATGTTCGTGATGGTGATGTCCTTCGTGATGATCGTGGTGATGCTTATGGTCGTGTCCATGTTTATGTTCTTCTTTGTGTTCGTGATCGTGTTTGTGTTCTTCGTGATGATTATGCTTGTGGTCCTGATGATGGGAATGATGATGATCTTCGTGATGTCCATGGTGATGTTCTTCCTTGTGACCATGTTTATGCTCGTGCCCGTGTTTATGGTGATGGTCCTCATGATGACTATGCTTGTGATCCTCGTGATGTCCATGATGATGTTCCTCGTGATGGCTCTGCTTGTGTTCGTGTCCGTGTTTGTGATGATGGTCCGAATGATGGCCATGTTTATGTTCGTGTCCGTGTTTATGATGATGATCCTCATGATGACCATGATGATGATCTTCGTGATGTCCATGTTTATGCTCATGTCCATGATGATGCTTGTGTTCCTCCTTGTGGCCGTGTTTATGGTGTTCGTGATGATCGTGCCCATGGTGATGATGATGGTTCTCGGTCTCCTTGTGAGTATGATGATGGTGATGTTCATTAACGTGATGATGATCGTGGTGATGATGATGTTCATTATGATGATGATGCTTATGATGATGGTGGTGCTCGGCATGATGTTTGTGTTCCTCGTGATGTTCATGTTTCGAATGATGTTGGTGCCCATGATGATGATGGTGTTCTCCATGATGTTTATGATCGTGACCATGCTTGTGTTCGTGCTTATGACCATGTTCGTGTTTATGTTCGTGTCCATGATGATGTTTATGATCAGAATGATGCTTGTGACCATGATGGTGATCGTGTCCATGATGATGATGGTGACCATGGTGATGTTTGTGGTCTTCCTGATGTTTATGCTCAACGTGATGTTCATGTCCGTGTTTGTGTTCGTGCTCACTATGATGCTTGTGACCATGTTCGTGCTTATGTTTGGCATGATGATCGTGATGTGCGTGGTGTCCATGATGATGAGAATGATGATGTCCACCGTGATGGTTGTGACTATGGTAAAAAGAATGACTGTCGAATCCATGAGCTCGACGCGTAGAAACGACCTGTGGCGTCAGAAAAGTAATGTGCGACGCTTCAGCCGAAATTCGTGGTTCGATCACATGTTTTGCTGGTTCGTTGATCCGGGAAACGATGCTGGTTTTGGTGTTGGGGTCGAAAGTGGCTCGATGTAACGGCGAATGAGGCTGGCCGCTTAGGGGCAACGTTAGCGGTTGGAAATTGGCTCCCAGGTCGCCTAATTGCCGTTTTCGTGGATGTCTCTCAACGGCAGGTGACTGTGGGGTTGTTAAAGCGTTGTACAGCAGTAACGGACGAGATGGCTGTACTTGCCGCGGGAGCCTGACGGAATCGGGCAATTCTGCTTTGACCGTTGATAGTTGATCTCTTTGCGATGCTTTCAAATTTTGGCCAGTCGCCGCTGTCAGTGACAGAGCGATGGCTAGAAGCCACGCCTAAGGATAGAATACAAATTGAGAAAGAAAAACACCAGAGAGCTCGGTTTAAATGACAATTATCGAAAAATTGTAGCAAGATCGAAATCAAATATGCGACCTGACTTTTGTCTGTAGTTTCTGGTTATAAAAGTAATCTCACACGCGGAAATTTCATTTCTCTAAGTAGAGTGTGTCATATATGCGCATGCACGTAttgtattgtagtatcgtggacgaaaggCCTAAGAGTTATCGGGTGGACCATAAACAACGTCGTGAGGAAGCCTAAGTGCCGACAGGCCCATCAATGTATCGTCCGTTCGTCAATCGAATAGTTCCGCGGAAAAAACGCCTACGTGATCCTGAACGGTTGCCGAACACGTGCGTGATGGGACCATGAGAGAAGAcaaagggagaaagacgaattaacagtcagtgtgagttgagaagtcagagagtgcgaattgcgttgtcgacagagtgttgctagcgttgtcgagagagtggtgacgagagttgcaaattaaatatttagttGTCTTTATTTAAAATGGACTAAATAAGTGttggttaaacaggaaacgagggttatttaacgtgaattaaatacaataacgtactataattaagataataaataaagatcctacagtattatattataaccaACAAACTCTATAAATTGTCCTTGGGTatccaaattattattaaatactgATATGAATAACGATGACGAATGGGTTGATTGCTAATTTTTCGAAAATCGTCTAACCACAAGCGAGTTCATTATGATGCGCAAGCTACGATATTTTCGCGCAGCTGACATTACCTTGGCTAACCGAAACAATAAAACATCGTCGGGTCTGGCGCGGGCCATTTTGGCCTGCTACATGCTGGCTCGCCGCGCACATGCGAAACGGACACGTCCGAGTGGAAAAACCGGAGATAATATCCAGTAAATCGTCGCTGGCTCGTTTTATCGCGCTTTGCTATTTCTTGTCGTGTAAATTTCTTCCTTTCGCGCGGTCCGAAAGGTAGCAGAGGAGCTAAACGGTGAAGATAGAGACGGGTAAACGCCAAAGAAAGCACGGTTGAACTCGGTGACCAAGATGGTACACGGGCAGGAAATCGAATCTCGGTTTTGCGCCACCGAATTAGCGAGGTCAGCTATCTTCGAACGATCAGGAAATGGTAGGTTTTTAGCGCGAAACGAATGGATCCTCAGCGTCGCTCATTCTGTCTGTCTCCCTgtttctctctcactctctctttaGCGATGATTTATGCGATCCGTGGTACGTCCGCGAAAAAATTGAAGCCACCTCACGTTACGCGGACAGGAATTTTAAATTAGCGTTCCGTCCTACGTTCAGCTTTATTTCGCGATGCGTGACCTGGACGCGATGAGAATGAATACAGAGAGTACAATCAGGAATTTTATTTCCGGCATGCCAACGAATTCCAAACACGAACGATACATTCGTTAAAAGATTCATCTATATATATTCTGGCTCGATTCGAAAACTGCTCCGAGTCAACCTACAGAGTTAATGTTTCAAAAAGATACGATATGTTTGAAGTACGCGTGAACGACGACTAAAGTTTCGAACATCTCGTTGAGAGTCGGCTTATCAGCGACAGCAATAAGTCTTATTCAAAGACGTTGCCGTTGTTGCAGCGACGCGACTCAGATATCAGCGTGTTCCGTCTGTTTTAATCTCTCGTTATGCTCGCAGACACCGAGCAGCGTAACACGATGTTCGCGACATCTTGGTATATTCTTCTTGAAATGCAAACGCCTGCTCGCTGATTAACTCGGAATTTAATCAGCGACAACAGCATATAAACGATAGGATTAGTGGATCTCCCCGTAGGGAATGAATAAGAAATGGCGCATCCTTAGCTTGAATAGCTAATGTTGTATGTCGTGTTGATTTTTGTGTTGGCAACTTGCTTTAATAATGCCAATGTTAATATACATGAAATGTTAAAGAATTCAGATATTTCAATATGCTTTGgacatttttaaattcatttggATCTCAAAAGTGAAATTACGCGATTATTATTGTAAAAGCGTATCTAAAGTAATATTTGACGAGTTCTAAATATGTAAAACTCGGAATTTCAAGAATTATCCGAATGAAATTACCGCTGTATGAAATCTACGAAGATATTTAAGGTACCTCTATAGCGCAGTTAACAAACAAAGTTTCTGACATAGGAGCTAATAAATCACGGAAAATACTTATGTTAAGTCTAGTAAGAGAttgacataataataataagggATGAACTTACCAATGTTGCCATGTCTCCGTTATTTTGGCTATACAGCCAGAGAACAACTGGATGCCGAAGTTCTGTGACGCTGTACTTTTATACAGAGCAATTGGCAATCGATACTTTCTTCCGTGCTAAGCACCAGTGTCGTTTACGACGGAATCTAATATTTTAATTGTCGTCATAATACGCGCCGAACCGCGACCGGGTCCGATCACTCGCGGCGGACTATTGGCAATCATCGAATTTCATTCATAACTGTTCGACGTTCCTTATAGACGCCGTTTCCGGTACAATAAAAATTGAGGAAGCGGCGATGCCGGCCGCTGAATCAAAATTGATGGATAGAAATATCGATTGATATTCCGCGCCGCTGTATAATCGTCGACCATTTTACGAGCAATCGAAATTGCGTAGGGAACTCGATCGTAACGCTGCTACGCGTATCATCGTAATTTCCTCTTTTAAATTCAGATTTATCGGTTTTCAAATAATCGCGCGATGAGAGTTACGATTCGTTCGATTGATTTCTTTTCGACCTTTTCATGCTCGGTTTAATCGAGCATCGTTGTACGCGTTTATGCCAATACGCGTAAAAAAATCGTGGTTTTAAAAGTAAAAGCTCAACGCgtgcttaaaaaaaaaaaaaaaaaaaaacgatcgagagagagagagagagagagagagagagagagaaagagccgAATTTTCGCTTTCACACCTATTTTCCTGTCCGCCATCGCTGCTACCTCGTAAACACAGGCGTTCACCAGCGTTTAATGCGTGGCCGTGCATTCGACCAGAAACGAAGCAAACGACGCGTGTaccgaatttaatttatatatctcATTATTTAATAGGATAAATGGGCTGATTTCTCTTCCTTGTTGCTTCCCCCGTTCCATGAATATTTAACGGGCCGTTTCGCTTGCTCAATTCCTTTTCGTTCGTCGGCCTGTCGATCGAACCGTTGCTTGTTTGTAGATAGACGAAATTACGCGATTAATTTCCGTATACGCCAACTTTACAAATATTTGTAGATCCGTGTAAAAGATACGGCTCGTGAGCCAATTTATGGACTAATTAAACGTTGTAAACTTTAATATCGTATTTAATATTATCGCGGTGCTCTGCCGGAATTTGTGCTTTCTACGTTGCTACGATTGCGGAACATGGTTGGCAAGTCGTATTGATGAAACGCGGCTAAAGATAAACGGCGTCGATGTCGCCGCTTTTAGTGGCTCGTTGCGATACTACGCTCTCTAGTAAAATACTTATCCCAATCGCCGTAACAACGTCTTACGTGTTCGTGCTTTTCTGTCCTTGCTGTAATTTCGTCACTCAATTGCCTGAAATCTAGTTATCTCGAGGCCATTACCCCAGGTTACCTCTCGTTTCGCTGGGACCCTTATTTCTTGGTTGTTGCGCGACATTTTCTCGGCAAATCCCTGGAATCGCCTGTTAGTTGCGAAAAAACCCTCGGCAACATGACGAAAGACGAGCTGAAATGTAATCGACGAATTGTCGAGAATCGCATGCAAGATGCGAAAGAGAGTAAACTCATCGATATTCGAACGTGGAAATCTTCACGTTTAGGGTAATTCGATTTCATAAAAGGTCTCTATGCGAAGAGTAACGTGTCGAATACATAGAACAAAAATCTGCAGTTCGTTTCAACGGTGACGTTGTTGAAAGGAATCGTAAATATCGTTGTTGGCAAAAGAATTTTTGCTAACTATGTAGAATAGGGTGCATCTCACTGACTTCAATAAGCTCGAATTTCCGggtaattttatcgatatattattCTGCCTTTGTTTCAAGACACATGTAAGAGTATTTCATTTATACATCGTATTGCTAAGGTTCGAGACCATTTGGGTTAGCTTTGGATCGAAGATTTACTTCTTGATAAGTAAATGATCTTTAGTTAGTTAGAAGTTGAATGTGTCTTCAAATTATTCGAACAATGTATTTCGTATATTGACGTTATTCCAACGAATACGAGTGGTAGCTTATCCAGCAAATCTTAAAGTTACAATTCTAAAAGCGTGACATTGAAAATACTTTTACGCGTATCTCTAAAACGAAGCTGGAGCGGCGATTATTTTGATAATCTTTTCATTTTCGCTGATAACGTGAAATGTAGGGAAGTCAGTCGATTTCGTTATCTTCCTTCCCTCAATTTATCCGCGAATCACGATGTTCCTCGATTCTCCTGCGATTAAACGCGACACTCCAGCCGTTCGAACTTCGCCCTTTATCGTACGTTTACGCGATTTCTCAACGAATTTATGTTCTCACGTATCTTGGTTAAtaggtatatatatgtatatatttctgGCTGGGACATTACGCGGTTACGAGACCACGTGGCGCGAACGAGTTTGCGAAAATGTCAAGGCAAAGTCCTCTCTCGGATATTCCAAGCGTGTTAGTTGAGAACAGTTCATCCGGATTAAGGGTGGATGTTTATGAATCGCAACAGAATTTCGTTCCTCCTATGTGTACTCGCGCGTGAATAACGAACGACGATCGTCATTATTTTAAATCGCGTGTTACCCACGCGCAGATCTTCCGATCgttttttattcgaaaaaattgccgGCCGAAGGTGAAATAATGAAAAGAGATGGAAAGAATTTAGTCAAACTGGGAAAGTTTAGCGTGGAAAACATCGACTCGTGATAGAGGAGAAAAATGAACGATGATTTATGAAATCGTCGGCCGAGGATGAAATAGCCTTTCCATCTCTACGTCATGTCCGATAAAGCACGCTCAATGAAGTGACAGAATAATCGTATTGTGTACGTACACGCGGCGACGATAAAATCCTGCTGTCGCTAATGCGCGCGCGACACGTGCCGTTTCACTATTGCCGACATCCAGAGGACGGTTCCTGGTATCGCTCTATGGCTTAATGAATATTTGAATCAATCATCGATCGCTATATTTGTCCGTATTGGACGTCCAAAGGAAAAGATCGAATTTGCTCATCTCTAAAACCAGCTTCGTTGTGTATCGATTGCGTGAAATGAAAATTCGCGAAATTGAATTGCATGCAGTTGCAGAATTAAATACGCTGGATGCATTAACTAAAATTTCAGTCGATGTATTAACGAGTAATACCGCAACGTATGCTCTTTGCGTAACATTTGGATTTCGTAAAGAGATCAGGCGAATCTACTTATCTTTAAAATAAACTTGCGAACACGGGAtagtaatttgtaaaactgaATTTCACGTACATAATTTAAATCAACGCATCAACGCGTTAACGAAGTTCTCCATATGACGCGAATCCTTCGTGTATCGGTTGATTTTTCTAAAAACACACAGCGAACCCACTTATTtgtaaaaacaaattttatcgtaTACCTATCGATTATTCGGAATGGGAATTTTCGCAAGTTAATCCCACGCGATTCGAAATAACGCGTCATCGAGTTAACGAAGTTTTCGATGTTATTGTACCCTGTACATCACAACGTACATATATCACTTGCATATTGTTCAACTTTCTACTTCTGATTTTTACGGTTCAATGCCGAATTCTAAAAACTGAAATTCCCAAAACTAACTTCCACGCGATCCGAATTAACGCATTACATGTATTAACGAAGTTTTCAATATCGTTATGTTCGTTAATGCTTGAATTGCGTCGCGTGTCCTTCGCGTACACGTATCTCCTACCACTTACCTGCTGCAAGTTACGAGAAACTTAGCGGAACTTTTAGTAGCGAAGCCTCGCGATTAGTGGTCGTAATATTTGTTCAATGTGTAGCCAGATAGCGGGTTCGATGCGGAGGGGGATGAGACGAACATAGACAACGGGGGTTGGGATAACAGGGGTGTGAGCGAAGGGAAGAAGCAGGATGGTACAGGCGAGGAGAGAAAGCCCACACTGTTTCCCTGCTTTCTCTCGGCTGGCACTCTCGACTGCTCGTTCCGCCTTCCAGGCTTTCGCATTAATGGCGGTCGGAGTCGGTAATTATTTCCGCGCGATTTTCTTCGTGTAATTCCGCGTGGACAATAAGAAAGCCCGAATCGATCGAGGCGAAGTTAAACAAACCACGGAAGATATTACGTAACCTTGTTTCCGCCTTCCTCTTCGTTCTTGTTACTCCGCGGGGTGAATTTAAGCCGCAAATATATTGcggttaaattaattttctggGAATTGTTCTTTACGGAGAATGGTAATTTATGTTCACCTTAAGGGCTTCGGCTCTTCGCAGCGAACGACGCCTGCTTTTATTTGAACGCGTCTCGCGGACGTAATTAGAAATAATACAGGAGCAGGGGATGATAAAGAAGCGCTCACTATCAAGCAGTAGCTTACGAAAGATGGCAGATTCTTACATAGATATccagtaaaataaattttattgacGAATCATTTATAGGGATCTTTATCGGCCATCTGCCCGAAGAGAAATGGTAACGAGGGGATGTTGGCGCTGGTTTTATAGCCTTCGATCTCCAGGCCTTCGATCAAATGCAAGTCGACAAATTTCATTCGTATATTTTATCATGAGCTTCCTTGCGCCATAATTTATTAACTTATTAACTTTGTAGCATAACAAAGCACCTGAAAGCGACAGTTTATAGATTACAAACTCCTATACAGGCAGCCTTTAGAATTTTGCAATTTATATTACATCGAATATAACAGCCGAACGATGAGTAATATGTAAATGATTCGAGTAAGCTATGCGGAGATATTGTCGAGAAAAAAATGAATTTCTGTACATAGGAAATAAATCTACGTATTAAAAATTTGCTTGGTAAAAAGAATCTGTCAGTTATGATAAATACGACGTAAGAGATAAAAGAATGAAATCTGCACGTATGATCCTAATTCAATGAACAGACCGTGTATCATAAATTACCATACATATCATTCCTTTTCCAAAGTAAATATTTATCCACGTTCACATCTCTATAAAATTATTCGAAGAAAAGATAAATAGCCCGCTATTTTTCTTTCCAGCTGGGAATTCTTTTTCGGCCCCTATGAATTACCATTTTTTCATTGCGACCGTTTATGTGTACACGAGTTATCTAGATCATGGCTGTGGTACGCGAACCATTAAACCGGCTTTCGCCATATTTTTCCTCTCTCGATGTCCGAACCTGTGTCGAGTTCGGTTAAAGCGCTCGCGCGCGCGTTCCAGCCTCGTGACGCATCACTGACCCCGGTGAATTAATTCTCTATAATTCGTCATCCCTTTCGCCGACGATTTATCCGAACCGGAGTTAGATGGGGTTCCTTCGACGATCACGGTGGGGAAAAAAGAGGTCATTAGTCAGCCAGATCCGGATAATAAAAGCAAGTGCAGGTGTGATAATAATTATTGTCGTTGGCGAGAGCTGACGCGAGCGCGTTTAGTGGATTTTTATGTTACTGCTTGTCGATTCACAATCACCAGATCAGAGAATAGCAATAGTTCATAGCAAATAAGCGGTTTACATCGATTCTACGAGAAGTCGTAGATTTTAATTCTACCTGCAATTTTTTCGCTCGGATAAATCAATTCCATTTTCACGTAATCTCGAGCGCCAGGTCTACGCTGGTCAGAACTGTTCGCCAACTTTTCACGAGCAATTTTCGAGTCGTTCGTAGTTTGTCCGCGAGCAAAAGTAGCATTATTATCTACACCGGAGCTGACGAACTGCTCGCGAGGAAGACACACGAGTACTTTTCGCAGACGAGCTCGTCGCGTGCTGTTTCGTAAAGAATAAATCTCAGAATTCGGTGTTAGCGAACGAACTTAGCATAATAATATCTTGTAGGAACAAAACGGTTATTTTCCTCGATATGCACGCGTGCACTTATTA
Encoded here:
- the LOC126918151 gene encoding histidine-rich glycoprotein-like yields the protein MATLAWLLAIALSLTAATGQNLKASQRDQLSTVKAELPDSVRLPRQVQPSRPLLLYNALTTPQSPAVERHPRKRQLGDLGANFQPLTLPLSGQPHSPLHRATFDPNTKTSIVSRINEPAKHVIEPRISAEASHITFLTPQVVSTRRAHGFDSHSFYHSHNHHGGHHHSHHHGHHAHHDHHAKHKHEHGHKHHSEHEHKHGHEHHVEHKHQEDHKHHHGHHHHHGHDHHHGHKHHSDHKHHHGHEHKHEHGHKHEHKHGHDHKHHGEHHHHHGHQHHSKHEHHEEHKHHAEHHHHHKHHHHNEHHHHHDHHHVNEHHHHHTHKETENHHHHHGHDHHEHHKHGHKEEHKHHHGHEHKHGHHEDHHHGHHEDHHHKHGHEHKHGHHSDHHHKHGHEHKQSHHEEHHHGHHEDHKHSHHEDHHHKHGHEHKHGHKEEHHHGHHEDHHHSHHQDHKHNHHEEHKHDHEHKEEHKHGHDHKHHHDHHEGHHHHEHHKHHASHEHKHGHSHEEHHKHFDDHHHKHLHDSHHKHHEGHHHSAFEQHGHYKGLGHYAFDASQNHEEYVFPEESETVVVTPQVEDILKIKKEAEIEKTTEQTTTEDQT